Proteins co-encoded in one Sporichthyaceae bacterium genomic window:
- a CDS encoding DUF1775 domain-containing protein translates to MTRATNRHRRGPGVAGLGLALSLTTAGPAFADVGVAPSSEPAGGSGELTFRVTDDIPDAGTTSFELDLPADHPLLGVVPTAKFGWALAIERSPVPGPTAGRVTRIIWSARSTTTAIQPGRYGTFSISVREFPIDAARVRISALQTWSNGAVVQWIDPLVPGGPTPLHPAPEITLTAGGSTSRPAIESTGPTGAATASQTPSVSATPASTAASPVPVAMPGRSGPSSRLVDTAIGLSLGAVGLALIAIAMAGAALARKRSDGRPPIST, encoded by the coding sequence ATGACGCGAGCGACGAACCGGCACAGGCGCGGGCCTGGGGTGGCCGGGCTCGGGCTGGCGCTGAGCCTGACCACAGCCGGCCCGGCGTTCGCGGACGTCGGCGTCGCCCCGTCGAGTGAACCGGCCGGTGGCAGCGGCGAGCTCACGTTCCGCGTCACCGACGACATCCCTGACGCCGGCACCACGAGCTTCGAGCTGGACCTGCCCGCCGATCACCCATTGCTCGGAGTGGTGCCCACCGCCAAGTTCGGCTGGGCTCTGGCGATCGAGCGCTCACCGGTGCCCGGGCCGACCGCCGGCCGGGTCACCCGGATCATCTGGAGCGCCCGCAGCACGACCACGGCCATTCAGCCGGGCCGCTACGGCACGTTCTCGATCAGCGTCCGGGAGTTTCCGATCGACGCCGCCCGAGTCCGCATCTCGGCGCTGCAGACCTGGAGCAACGGCGCGGTCGTCCAGTGGATCGACCCACTGGTTCCCGGCGGGCCGACGCCGCTGCACCCGGCACCGGAGATCACCCTGACCGCCGGCGGGTCGACCAGTCGCCCGGCGATCGAGTCGACCGGACCGACCGGGGCCGCGACCGCCTCGCAGACGCCGAGCGTTTCGGCTACCCCGGCCTCCACCGCCGCCTCCCCCGTGCCCGTCGCGATGCCTGGCCGGTCCGGGCCGAGCAGTCGGTTGGTCGACACCGCGATCGGCCTGTCCCTCGGGGCGGTCGGGCTCGCGCTCATCGCGATCGCGATGGC
- a CDS encoding sigma-70 family RNA polymerase sigma factor yields the protein MDTDAVTELALAAGRGDQVAAAEFVRATQGDVWRYVAYLVDRGNADDLTQETYLRALRGLRTFRGETAGRIWLLSIARRVVADHFRKQGRRPNVVAALDGADGLRERLRADGDSAEEVSVRMLIAALDPDKRDAFVLTQLHGLSYAEAAQSCGVPIGTIRSRMARAREQLVADLADPLEHSDGRRLRLRRPR from the coding sequence ATGGACACCGACGCCGTCACCGAGCTGGCGCTTGCCGCCGGCCGAGGCGATCAGGTCGCAGCTGCTGAGTTCGTCCGAGCCACCCAGGGCGACGTCTGGCGTTACGTGGCCTACCTGGTCGACCGGGGCAACGCCGATGACCTGACCCAGGAGACCTACCTGCGCGCCCTGCGGGGACTGCGCACCTTCCGCGGCGAGACCGCCGGCCGGATCTGGCTGCTGTCGATCGCCCGCCGGGTCGTGGCCGACCATTTCCGCAAGCAGGGTCGGCGGCCCAACGTGGTGGCCGCGCTCGACGGCGCGGACGGCCTGCGCGAACGCCTGCGGGCCGACGGCGACAGCGCCGAGGAGGTCTCCGTCCGGATGCTGATCGCCGCGCTCGACCCGGACAAGCGCGACGCTTTCGTGCTGACCCAGCTCCACGGGCTGTCCTACGCCGAGGCCGCGCAGTCCTGCGGCGTACCGATCGGCACGATCCGGTCCCGCATGGCCCGGGCCCGCGAGCAACTGGTCGCCGACCTGGCCGACCCGCTGGAGCACTCCGATGGCCGCCGGCTGCGGCTGCGCCGCCCGCGCTGA